Proteins from one Penaeus monodon isolate SGIC_2016 chromosome 39, NSTDA_Pmon_1, whole genome shotgun sequence genomic window:
- the LOC119597647 gene encoding eyes absent homolog 1-like yields the protein MEKLIFDLADTHFFFNDLEECDQVHIDDVSSDDNGQDLSNYNFATDGFSAANSNASLCLGTGVRGGVDWMRKLAFRYRKIKELFNSCRNNAGSLLDPENREKWHRVRQEIETLTDQWLTESMKCLQLIASRPNCVNVLVTTTQLVPALAKVLLYGLGSVFPIENIYSATKVGKESCFERIASRFGRKPVYVVVGDGRDEETAAKQLDFPFWRIQTHHDFVNLYKALSVCGL from the exons ATGGAAAAGCTGATATTTGACCTGGCAGACACGCACTTCTTCTTCAATGATCTAGAG GAGTGCGACCAAGTTCACATCGACGACGTGTCTTCGGACGACAACGGCCAAGATCTCAG CAACTACAACTTCGCAACGGACGGGTTCAGCGCTGCCAACAGCAACGCTTCGCTGTGCCTGGGCACGGGTGTGCGAGGAGGCGTTGACTGGATGAGGAAGCTTGCATTTAGGTACCGCAAGATCAAGGAACTGTTTAACAGCTGCAGGAACAATGCTGGAA GTCTCCTGGATCCCGAGAATAGAGAAAAGTGGCACAGAGTTCGCCAAGAAATCGAGACCCTGACAGACCAGTGGCTGACAGAGTCCATGAAATGCCTGCAGCTCATAGCCTCCAGGCCCAACTGCGTGAACGTGCTGGTGACCACAACGCAGCTGGTCCCCGCCCTGGCCAAGGTCCTCCTCTACGGCCTCGGCTCCGTCTTCCCAATCGAAAATATCTACTCGGCAACTAAAGTCG GTAAAGAGAGCTGTTTCGAGCGCATCGCCTCGAGGTTCGGTCGGAAGCCAGTGTACGTGGTCGTTGGCGACGGGCGCGACGAAGAGACAGCGGCTAAGCAG CTTGACTTCCCCTTCTGGAGGATCCAGACTCACCATGATTTCGTGAATCTGTACAAGGCACTGAGCGTGTGTGGCCTCTGA